A single Myxococcales bacterium DNA region contains:
- a CDS encoding DUF2169 domain-containing protein, whose protein sequence is MRVDNRTPAVVGQSFGRTLQGEECIFLILKSTFSWQADGRLVPEREGAALVEADLFTGEAGVSSMAYAADTLPPKARTDVYLVGSISLPEPKPLVDVSLQVGSHINKVVRVFGTRLWQRQPKGPPTPGRAEPFSEMPLEWERAYGGVAMSDPKLFEPCNPIGCGVVTDEEAPGPGHRLPNFEWPAEPTSWGKRRAPAGFGPLCPHWQPRATRAGTHDDRWKQLRAPLPPEDFDVAYFNVAPDDQQLSAFPSGEIVTLTNFTRRRQESFVVPPSAFPVTLVDDGHLIDRQAAPDTLVIDLDERRILLRSALAYVPCASLLDLTAAIVGPLSLGERKALLYGKRYVRLRECGPSREPRLGLDGPTVPRAR, encoded by the coding sequence GTGAGGGTCGACAACCGTACGCCGGCCGTGGTGGGGCAGAGTTTCGGGCGCACCCTGCAAGGTGAGGAATGTATTTTTTTGATCCTGAAGTCGACCTTCTCATGGCAAGCCGATGGCCGCTTGGTTCCCGAAAGGGAAGGGGCTGCGCTGGTCGAGGCGGATCTCTTCACCGGTGAGGCTGGCGTCAGCTCCATGGCCTACGCCGCTGACACGCTACCCCCCAAAGCACGCACCGACGTGTACCTCGTGGGCAGCATCTCGCTGCCCGAACCCAAGCCTTTGGTGGATGTATCCCTGCAGGTGGGTAGCCACATCAACAAGGTCGTGCGCGTTTTCGGCACCCGTCTTTGGCAGCGGCAGCCCAAAGGGCCGCCCACCCCCGGCCGGGCCGAGCCCTTCTCTGAAATGCCGCTCGAGTGGGAGCGCGCGTACGGCGGCGTTGCGATGAGCGACCCGAAGCTCTTCGAGCCCTGCAACCCCATCGGCTGTGGTGTGGTTACCGACGAGGAGGCACCAGGGCCCGGCCATCGTTTGCCAAACTTCGAGTGGCCGGCCGAGCCCACTTCCTGGGGGAAGCGCCGCGCCCCCGCGGGCTTCGGGCCGCTATGCCCTCACTGGCAACCACGTGCGACGCGAGCCGGCACCCACGACGACCGGTGGAAGCAACTTCGTGCGCCGCTGCCACCCGAAGACTTCGATGTGGCTTATTTCAATGTCGCGCCCGACGATCAGCAGCTGAGCGCCTTTCCGAGCGGCGAAATCGTCACCTTGACCAACTTCACCCGCCGGCGGCAAGAGTCATTCGTGGTCCCCCCGTCGGCCTTCCCGGTCACCCTGGTGGACGACGGCCACCTGATCGATCGCCAAGCTGCACCCGATACCCTCGTCATCGATCTCGACGAGCGACGAATCTTGTTGAGATCGGCGCTGGCGTACGTGCCATGCGCGAGTCTTCTGGACCTGACAGCTGCGATCGTGGGCCCCTTGTCGCTAGGCGAAAGGAAAGCCCTGCTCTACGGCAAGCGGTACGTTCGGCTGCGAGAGTGCGGGCCAAGCCGGGAACCAAGGCTGGGGCTAGACGGCCCGACCGTCCCCCGGGCAAGATGA
- a CDS encoding M15 family metallopeptidase, whose translation MPAYQGTPRICADKPAVKAFAGEPTCATGLQSAGYAGKSKLFGSCFSPKFEQEHLGQAVLVGFGPQKDQVARGTYNKVLVPHIEEAFRRIKALNLPYQLRTVNGYQFRYAKTDKNKAALMGRSEYTSLRGRPNWSGSWNTLCAQLDLQENRFDEMVPERHLPKRDILSNHSYGSAFDLNVRENPFDSKLPFDLPIEIVRLLENMGFYWGGRYHDYMHFEWVDPRPPAGSAIHVNSGVKWPLGAEAGPQSYVKYFGLNETGKSGYFPIGTAQNIHGGIHLDPFAPSKLADGTLVQPAWKSGTCPVSSFLPGYVVAARCFPEEGSEDPRLLEATEGRPLGFVLVRHELREPPPKSGKDKDKDKDKDEKAKASEPNAVPTKVFYSLYMHLDPPASAASLKTTQGVSWLDTLLGMQHGCLVNLDPSARGLGIGDVRWLDQPASADAPEVVVRGEKEPVTLVGSEGQRLGFVKACPEEVREAVGAFRRGAVVTFDAPLLPVGTGHILGTISPTNGAGYLHWEVFCVKDGASALDTIAKKAADELGLQLREVSENIPDNFIDMPDETGEGVNELKAIFGNRGLAVEDMTDERYSGALRRYMLDPGRFGPGSKVGSHGGATYPVTIQIGHDSSVPPKANPDGSPFKLQVRYLRGEQELYEQTVSLGQADTMLSLDVPVEADSLALWSADLYLDSPSIPEDRVEAHEKEQFQERKQHLAQVLQGRYRNVILSHTNEWTPEGLKAQLDKRMQKGKLGNVLRLGDADLEALVKVFRPITWWGRVRSEGDPAGEVPLLGKNGKVETLFGTQAEHHQLPTDAHVQCMHPVTCAAITEMLLERSQVAFSDSWGPVPLRAAEDVSKPPLLALVWSGKKNALGGKVTAVLVQHGFGSSGKDEKNAVTFKLERMDKDGAVDLGVATYDEGIARAEAYFDWWGTWRLTAWEAGKQLTPAQELDTTVTIPKPDILPDSMEWHPVEGQPGHYNVNMVVKGSRPAQLKGYVVLDYAKVPADSTEPPTEFTPGNVAVPISFQTTDADTERVSGGLRYRGDFLVGRVKAKENPRVSEHFRFEDFIRVKGTGQRVFEGEESKFQLAIPLIDRLQQLSGLCQRQRLGIRVSSVAEDGASVVVRPTLPALFSALASLAQELPSSELSSVHIDEESHCLLVKYLLKTTDSVPTASVHLSLGLGLLCEEKLDASGVNLQVRPLSVFPNGGFFAFAPEQGAGRCTFQDIERPVANDCIVQETNCRIPQLQLFEFGPMDLSFAETSLRAEVELMGDEQLWRLAKPIFRLELSGREVTGGSLMKNRLLHEWPISTKLQDKHALNVSPGETFYVTAEVSAKGGLAAMPPSKQTSMKLEPRLESWAYEVAGKWLILRGVATATPRGHRVEVIACVEDSSGLWVDAAVSVMAPVDKQKNYVLGEKGLFVAKVALASLDRNRRYRFSWGLPLEAPLTSQRHSVIVDLKNVGTMR comes from the coding sequence ATGCCAGCTTACCAAGGCACCCCAAGAATTTGTGCTGACAAGCCCGCCGTCAAGGCGTTCGCCGGAGAACCGACGTGCGCCACGGGGTTGCAGTCGGCGGGCTACGCGGGGAAGTCGAAGCTGTTCGGCAGCTGCTTTTCCCCGAAATTCGAGCAGGAACATTTGGGGCAAGCCGTATTGGTAGGCTTCGGCCCCCAGAAGGACCAGGTCGCGAGGGGGACCTACAACAAGGTTCTCGTGCCTCACATCGAGGAAGCCTTTCGGCGCATCAAGGCCTTGAACCTTCCTTACCAGCTGCGCACGGTCAACGGCTATCAGTTTCGCTACGCGAAGACCGACAAGAACAAGGCCGCGCTGATGGGTCGGTCTGAGTACACCTCGCTGCGGGGACGGCCCAATTGGAGCGGCAGCTGGAACACGCTCTGTGCTCAGCTTGATCTACAGGAAAACCGCTTCGACGAAATGGTGCCCGAGCGGCACCTTCCCAAGCGCGACATCCTCTCGAACCACTCGTATGGTAGCGCTTTCGACCTCAACGTGCGCGAGAACCCTTTCGACAGCAAGCTGCCCTTCGACTTGCCGATCGAGATCGTGCGGCTGCTCGAGAACATGGGGTTTTACTGGGGGGGCCGCTACCACGACTACATGCACTTCGAGTGGGTGGATCCCCGGCCGCCCGCCGGCTCCGCCATTCACGTGAATTCGGGCGTGAAGTGGCCGCTGGGAGCGGAAGCTGGCCCCCAGTCGTACGTGAAGTACTTCGGGCTCAACGAAACCGGCAAGAGCGGCTACTTTCCCATCGGCACAGCCCAGAACATTCACGGTGGCATTCACCTGGATCCCTTCGCGCCGTCCAAGCTGGCCGACGGGACCCTCGTACAGCCCGCGTGGAAAAGCGGCACGTGTCCCGTGTCTTCGTTCCTTCCCGGATACGTAGTAGCCGCGCGCTGTTTCCCGGAGGAAGGTTCCGAGGATCCAAGGCTGCTCGAAGCCACGGAGGGAAGACCGCTGGGCTTCGTGTTGGTTCGGCATGAACTCCGGGAGCCACCACCCAAGTCCGGGAAGGACAAGGACAAGGACAAGGACAAGGACGAGAAGGCAAAAGCGTCCGAACCAAACGCTGTTCCGACCAAGGTCTTCTATTCCCTCTACATGCACCTGGATCCTCCTGCCAGTGCGGCCTCACTGAAGACGACTCAGGGCGTATCTTGGCTGGACACGTTGCTGGGAATGCAGCACGGCTGCCTGGTAAACCTGGACCCAAGCGCGAGGGGCCTTGGCATTGGCGACGTCAGATGGCTGGATCAGCCCGCATCGGCCGATGCGCCTGAGGTCGTCGTTCGGGGAGAGAAGGAACCCGTCACATTGGTAGGCTCCGAGGGGCAACGCTTGGGGTTCGTCAAGGCTTGCCCCGAAGAGGTTCGCGAAGCTGTAGGGGCCTTTCGACGAGGTGCCGTAGTGACTTTCGACGCACCCCTTCTTCCCGTGGGCACCGGACACATCCTGGGCACCATCAGCCCCACGAACGGTGCTGGCTATCTGCACTGGGAAGTTTTTTGCGTAAAAGATGGTGCCTCCGCGCTTGATACAATCGCGAAGAAGGCTGCTGACGAGCTTGGGCTGCAACTCCGCGAGGTCAGCGAGAACATCCCAGACAACTTCATCGACATGCCGGACGAAACCGGCGAGGGCGTCAACGAGCTGAAGGCCATCTTCGGGAACCGGGGGTTGGCTGTCGAGGACATGACCGACGAGCGCTATTCAGGTGCGCTCCGCCGCTACATGCTGGATCCCGGTCGGTTCGGCCCTGGAAGCAAGGTGGGAAGCCATGGCGGGGCCACTTACCCCGTGACCATTCAGATCGGCCACGATTCCAGCGTGCCACCCAAAGCGAACCCTGACGGAAGTCCTTTCAAACTGCAGGTGCGCTACCTGCGCGGCGAGCAAGAGCTGTACGAGCAAACCGTCAGCCTCGGCCAGGCGGATACCATGCTTTCCCTTGACGTCCCGGTGGAGGCCGACTCCCTTGCGCTTTGGTCGGCTGACCTCTATTTGGACTCCCCTTCTATCCCAGAGGACCGCGTCGAGGCTCACGAGAAGGAACAGTTTCAGGAACGAAAACAACACCTCGCCCAGGTGCTTCAGGGACGCTACCGCAACGTGATTCTGAGCCACACCAACGAGTGGACGCCAGAGGGGCTCAAGGCGCAACTCGACAAGCGCATGCAGAAGGGGAAGCTTGGCAACGTCTTGCGCCTGGGTGATGCTGACCTCGAGGCGCTCGTAAAGGTCTTCAGGCCCATCACCTGGTGGGGACGCGTTCGCTCCGAAGGCGATCCTGCGGGCGAAGTACCGTTGCTGGGCAAAAACGGAAAGGTCGAAACGCTTTTCGGAACGCAGGCGGAACACCACCAGCTGCCTACGGACGCCCATGTTCAGTGCATGCACCCCGTCACCTGCGCGGCGATTACAGAGATGCTCCTCGAGAGGAGTCAGGTGGCCTTCAGCGACAGCTGGGGTCCGGTGCCTCTGCGAGCCGCGGAAGATGTATCGAAACCGCCTCTTCTGGCGTTGGTTTGGTCAGGAAAGAAGAATGCGTTGGGAGGGAAAGTGACGGCTGTGCTTGTGCAGCATGGTTTCGGCAGCAGTGGAAAGGACGAAAAAAACGCGGTCACGTTCAAGCTGGAGCGTATGGATAAAGACGGAGCCGTCGATCTCGGTGTGGCTACCTACGACGAGGGCATCGCGCGCGCCGAAGCCTACTTCGACTGGTGGGGAACCTGGAGGCTAACGGCTTGGGAAGCAGGAAAGCAGCTCACGCCGGCGCAAGAGCTGGATACGACGGTGACGATACCGAAGCCAGACATCTTGCCTGACTCCATGGAGTGGCACCCGGTAGAGGGACAGCCGGGTCATTACAACGTGAACATGGTGGTCAAGGGGTCGCGGCCAGCGCAGCTCAAGGGATACGTGGTGCTGGACTACGCAAAGGTGCCCGCCGATTCGACCGAGCCGCCCACTGAGTTCACCCCGGGGAATGTCGCCGTGCCGATCTCGTTTCAGACGACGGATGCCGACACGGAGAGAGTCTCGGGCGGTCTGCGTTATAGGGGGGACTTCCTGGTGGGTAGGGTGAAGGCCAAGGAGAACCCACGCGTTTCTGAGCATTTCCGCTTCGAGGATTTCATCCGGGTGAAAGGAACGGGGCAGAGGGTGTTTGAGGGCGAGGAGAGCAAGTTCCAGTTAGCGATCCCCCTTATAGACAGGCTGCAGCAATTGAGCGGGTTATGCCAACGTCAACGTCTCGGCATTCGGGTCTCTTCTGTCGCAGAGGATGGAGCTTCGGTGGTTGTGCGGCCAACATTGCCCGCGTTGTTCTCAGCTTTGGCATCGCTTGCCCAGGAGCTGCCCTCGTCAGAACTATCATCAGTGCACATTGATGAAGAGAGTCATTGTTTGCTCGTCAAATACCTGCTGAAGACAACAGACTCCGTGCCGACGGCATCAGTTCATCTTTCGCTTGGGCTCGGTCTCTTGTGTGAGGAGAAACTCGACGCCTCTGGCGTCAATCTTCAGGTCCGACCTCTTTCTGTCTTTCCGAACGGTGGCTTTTTCGCGTTCGCTCCGGAGCAGGGAGCTGGCCGATGCACATTTCAAGACATAGAGCGTCCCGTAGCGAACGATTGCATCGTGCAAGAGACGAACTGCCGCATCCCGCAGCTCCAATTATTTGAGTTCGGTCCCATGGACTTGTCCTTCGCCGAGACCAGTCTTCGGGCGGAAGTGGAGCTCATGGGCGACGAGCAGCTGTGGCGACTTGCGAAGCCGATCTTCAGACTTGAGCTCAGCGGCAGAGAGGTGACAGGTGGAAGCCTCATGAAGAACCGTCTGCTCCATGAGTGGCCGATTTCCACAAAGCTCCAGGACAAGCACGCTCTCAACGTGTCACCCGGCGAAACCTTCTATGTCACCGCTGAGGTATCTGCGAAAGGCGGGCTAGCAGCCATGCCTCCCAGCAAGCAGACGTCAATGAAACTGGAACCGAGACTCGAATCGTGGGCTTACGAGGTCGCGGGAAAGTGGCTGATCCTTCGCGGAGTTGCGACAGCCACACCAAGAGGTCATCGTGTCGAAGTCATCGCTTGCGTGGAGGATTCGAGCGGACTCTGGGTCGACGCGGCCGTCTCAGTGATGGCGCCAGTTGATAAACAGAAGAACTATGTTCTTGGCGAGAAGGGTCTTTTCGTGGCAAAGGTTGCGCTGGCCTCGCTTGACCGCAACCGACGCTACCGCTTCAGCTGGGGACTCCCGCTGGAGGCTCCACTCACAAGCCAGCGCCATTCAGTCATCGTCGATCTCAAGAACGTCGGGACCATGAGGTAA
- the vgrG gene encoding type VI secretion system tip protein VgrG, with protein sequence MFLDTRQVSVISALGPGAFQLRRFGGNEKLGEPFSWVLDLRSENHNIRADKILGTEMVLELELPNLAKRQFTGFVIKFAYLGMQGRFAAYRATLGPFLSLMQLKSDCRIFQDRPVPDIVAEVCESLGIPVAIEMKLSGHKTRPYTVQYRESDFNFVSRLLVDEGIYYHFRHTGGRHSLVLIDAAAKHEPVPGYLSIPFYPPTRSGRREEEHISSWDLVRQVVPGNAALQDYDYEYKQVALGMAMNDPQGHANDHLEVFDYPGGYLTDEDGRQAIGVALERLQSRRELIAFETTARGLYAGATFRVRNLPDVSESEEFLAVEAHYSIESDALESSSDAAAEMVFQARFTAMSAKRQFRPALPASVQKPQMRGPHSAIVTGPPETEIYTDPSGLGRVLVQFHWDRYAQASEKHTSCWVRVSQPWAGGGFGFVQIPRVGEEVLVDFLDGDPDRPVIVGRLYNGKNKPPYKLPDNATQSGWKSRSSPKGHADNFNEIRFEDKKGQEELHVQAERNHSVYVKADQSIRVDGNRAVTVHKNEEIAVQGERKTTVTKKDEQYHVDTRYTQVMKTDELEVFEKHTETFHDGQKKTVEKSDDETFVKGASKTTTVDKQFNLNAQEHIHLEQKGTQLFLKDAAFIGSDGNIEITNNGVTIVADSQGGGLLLEAKQQIELKCGAASLIMSMDGTITLKGAVAVQLQLGPNAVALTPAGTDIKGALVNVTGSALVAIAGPIIKVG encoded by the coding sequence ATGTTCTTGGACACCCGTCAGGTGAGCGTGATTTCGGCCCTCGGCCCCGGGGCGTTCCAGCTTCGCCGCTTCGGCGGCAACGAGAAACTTGGCGAGCCCTTCTCCTGGGTTCTGGATCTGCGAAGCGAAAACCACAACATCAGGGCCGACAAGATTCTCGGCACGGAGATGGTGCTGGAACTCGAATTGCCAAACCTCGCCAAGCGCCAGTTCACGGGCTTCGTCATCAAATTTGCCTACTTGGGCATGCAGGGCCGTTTTGCCGCCTACCGAGCCACGCTGGGGCCGTTTTTGTCGTTGATGCAACTCAAGTCCGACTGCCGCATCTTTCAGGACCGGCCCGTACCCGATATCGTCGCGGAAGTCTGCGAGAGCCTCGGCATTCCCGTGGCCATCGAGATGAAGCTCTCAGGGCACAAGACCCGTCCCTACACGGTTCAATATCGAGAGAGCGACTTCAACTTCGTTTCACGTCTCCTGGTCGATGAGGGCATTTACTACCACTTCCGTCACACGGGCGGCCGGCACAGCTTGGTCCTGATCGACGCGGCTGCAAAGCACGAGCCTGTGCCGGGGTACCTTTCGATCCCGTTTTATCCGCCCACGCGTTCGGGCAGGCGAGAGGAAGAGCACATCAGCTCCTGGGACCTGGTGAGACAGGTCGTGCCCGGGAACGCGGCGCTGCAAGATTACGATTACGAATACAAGCAGGTGGCGCTGGGCATGGCGATGAACGACCCCCAGGGGCACGCCAACGACCACCTGGAGGTGTTCGACTATCCCGGAGGGTACCTGACCGACGAGGACGGTCGCCAGGCGATCGGTGTGGCTCTCGAGCGCCTGCAGAGCCGGCGCGAGCTCATCGCGTTCGAGACCACGGCCCGGGGGCTGTATGCCGGCGCGACGTTCCGGGTTCGCAATTTGCCCGACGTCAGCGAAAGCGAGGAGTTCCTGGCCGTCGAAGCCCACTACAGCATCGAATCCGACGCGCTCGAGAGCAGCTCGGACGCAGCGGCCGAGATGGTGTTCCAGGCGCGCTTTACGGCCATGAGCGCCAAGCGACAATTCCGGCCCGCTTTGCCTGCGTCGGTGCAAAAGCCGCAAATGCGCGGCCCCCACAGCGCGATCGTGACCGGCCCGCCGGAAACCGAGATCTACACGGATCCCAGTGGTCTTGGCCGCGTCCTGGTGCAGTTTCACTGGGATCGTTATGCGCAGGCCAGCGAGAAGCACACCTCTTGCTGGGTGCGCGTGTCGCAGCCCTGGGCGGGCGGCGGTTTCGGCTTCGTGCAGATTCCGCGGGTGGGCGAAGAGGTGCTGGTCGATTTCCTCGACGGCGACCCGGATCGCCCCGTCATCGTCGGGCGGCTCTACAATGGCAAGAACAAGCCGCCCTACAAGCTACCCGACAACGCCACGCAGTCGGGATGGAAGAGCCGCAGCAGCCCCAAGGGCCACGCAGACAACTTCAACGAAATTCGCTTCGAGGACAAAAAGGGCCAGGAAGAGCTACACGTCCAGGCCGAGCGCAACCACTCCGTGTACGTCAAGGCAGATCAGTCGATCAGGGTGGACGGCAACCGTGCGGTGACCGTCCACAAGAACGAGGAGATAGCCGTCCAGGGCGAGCGGAAGACGACCGTCACGAAGAAGGATGAACAGTATCACGTCGACACCCGCTACACCCAGGTGATGAAGACCGACGAGCTCGAGGTCTTCGAGAAGCACACAGAGACGTTTCACGATGGGCAAAAAAAGACGGTGGAGAAGTCCGACGACGAGACCTTCGTGAAGGGCGCTTCGAAGACGACCACCGTGGACAAACAATTCAACCTGAATGCGCAGGAGCACATCCATCTCGAGCAGAAGGGCACGCAACTCTTTTTGAAGGACGCTGCCTTCATCGGTTCCGACGGCAATATCGAGATCACGAACAACGGTGTCACGATCGTAGCGGACAGCCAGGGAGGCGGACTGCTGCTGGAGGCGAAGCAACAGATCGAGCTCAAGTGTGGGGCGGCGTCGCTCATCATGAGCATGGACGGAACGATCACGCTCAAGGGAGCGGTTGCGGTTCAGCTGCAGCTCGGGCCCAACGCGGTTGCCTTGACGCCGGCTGGTACCGACATAAAAGGTGCCCTCGTAAACGTCACCGGTAGCGCCCTAGTGGCCATCGCCGGGCCGATCATCAAGGTTGGCTGA